In Flammeovirgaceae bacterium, the sequence GGACTTCATGAGCGATGCCCTGGATAGCGGGCGTACATTCCGCACACTCAACATCGTGGACCATTTTAACCGCCAGTGTATGGGTATTGAGGTGGACTTTAACCTGCCGGCCAGAAGGGTAATAGAAGCATTGGAGCGTGCCATTGAGCGGTACGGCAAACCGCTCAGCATCCGTACCGACAACGGCCCCGAGTTCCGCGCCAAACGCTTTATGAACTGGATGCACAACAACCACATCCAGTGGAACCCGATACAGAAAGGAAAGCCGCAACAGAACGCCATCATCGAACGATTCAACAAAACTTATCGCGAAGATGTGTTGGATGCCAACGTGTTCAGCTCACTGGATAACGCCCGGCAAGTCACTCACAAGTGGGTCGATGAGTACAACCATAAAAGGCCACACCAGGCGCTCAACTATCAAACACCCATGGCCTATGCTGCGTGATACCTACATGGGAAACTCTTTTTCTGTTTCCCTAAAAAAAGTATGGGCCATCAGTATGACAGCCCAAAACTTTTTTCAGTGCAAACCCTGCTTGTTCGCTGAGGTTTCCAATCGCAGCCACGCAGGTAAAGCTATTGCAAAACTCAAAACCTTAATCTATAATTACAACCTGTCAAAATTCCCAGCCACTTACCCCAGCAACATTCTCAAGGAGTTTAATGCTGGCAAAAACATCCCGGATATTGCCCGCGATCACGGGATTTCGAAAACCACCATTTACAACTGGAAGGCAAAATACGGAGGCATGGAGATGAGCGAACTCAAGCGGGTTAAGGAGCTTGAGGAAGAAAACCGGAAACTCAAGCAGATGTATGCCGACCTGGCCCTGGACAACAAGATGCTTAAAGATGTTTTGGGAAAAAAGTATTAAGGCCCGCTGAGAAGCGAACCCATGTAGACCATCTGAGAACGACATTTAAAGTCAGCCTCGGTCGGGCCTGTAAAGTGATGGATATTCAATCTTTAATGACCTGTACGGATTTGATTAGATTATGTGACTTTATCCTTTTAGAAAGATTATGAAATGTCCGATAAGGTCCCTCCGCTATTGAAAAGTTAATCAACCAGGAAGGAACTGAGCCTCCCGGATCGACAATAAAACTGTAATCAATTTTTAACCGATTATTCAGCGGGGTAATAACCCATTTACCTTCGGATTTCGGTACACGAACGATACCGTCATAAGGCGGGATGTAATCAGGTATACTTACTATAGAAAAAGTCATTACCCGTGTAGCGGGGTCTTGGGTTATCCTCAATCGTACTACCAGGTCGCGGTTGGATACCGGCCAAGGTGCCTTTACTTCGGCTCGATAAATCAACTCAAGATCGCCAATAACCTCAAGAACTTCTGCCTTAATAATGTTGTACTGCCATTCGGTATAGGCCTCTACATTCAGAATATGCGCAGCGAGTACTGAAGGAGTTGTAGGCAATGTAAAAGACGCACGGATGGCTTTTACTTTAGAGTCAGTTAGCTTGCATGCATAAACAAAAATACTGTCTTGTGAGCGTTTAAGTTCACAATCAGTTTGCCCCATAGATAACAAACTGATTAGAAGAAATACCGGAGAAAGCCGCATCTTACCTTAGGATATCCCACTCCTCATTTAACACCGCTATAGCCGCATGAGCTGTTAGATCAAATTGACATGGAACCACCGAAACATAATTGTTTGCAATAGCCCACTCATCATTATCTTCTCCCTTATCAAAATTTACAAAATTACCGGCCATCCAAAAATAGCGCCTGCCGTTTGGGTCGAAGCGTTCATCAAATTCTTCCACCCACTTGGCATTTGCCTGCCGGCAGATGCGAATGCCTTTAAGGTTTTCATTGCGTTTTGGAGGAAAATTGACATTGAGCGCAACGCCTTTGGGCAACCCTTTGCGTAGTACCTGCTCCGTTATCCGCAATACAGGTTCTTCAGTGTGCGAGAAATCAGCATCATGGGAGTAGTCGCACAACGAAAAACCGATAGCCGGTGTACCCTCGATAGCGCCTTCAATTGCTGCTGACATGGTGCCGGAATACAGAACACTTATCGAAGTATTACTTCCATGATTAATGCCGCTTACCACTACATCAGGCTGTATCTTATCTCTCAACACATAATGCCTGGCCATTTTTACACAATCAGCCGGTGTACCTGAACACTCAAACGCCTTCACTCCATCAAAAATAAAATTTTCCTCCAGCCGCAGGGTCTCACCAACGGTAATGGCGTGCCCCATTCCCGACTGTGGGCTGTCGGGTGCTACTACCAGCACATCGCCAAGCTTTTTCATCAGCTGAACCAGCGTACGAATCCCTTTTGAGGTAATTCCATCATCATTTGAAACCAGAATAAGGGGTCTTTTCATACAGACAAGAAACAATCGGTGTAGCGCAAGCTAAACCTTAAATACCAAATCAAAAAGCCTCATCAATTAACAAAGAGCGAATTGTAATAGGCGATGATTTTAATAAAATCATCTTTGTTTTCTATCCGTAGCCGATTTGCCCGTATATACTTATCAACATCCGGAGCTTGCCGGCCCATCAGGTTCATTAATTCCGGGCGCTTTCCGCTAAACTCTGAAATTCTGCCTTTTTCATCCATAAAGAAATAGCGATAAACCATGACCAGACGAGAATATGAGCCATAATAATAAGGCGAGCTGTAAGTACGGTATTCCAGTGATTCGCGACAAAGCAAAGTAAGTTTACCTTCAGTTAGCAACTCAAAAAATGAAAGAACTCCGTAGGAGGATGACGGGGAGTACGGCAGGGAATAAAAATTACGGTATTTTTTTGCAGTAGCATCAAAAATTTCGAACATCAATACTTTACGAGGTGCAAAGGCTTCTACCCGGCTTTCATTTTTGTAGCCAAACTGAATCAAATCCTGTTGCAGATCGTATTTAATTACTCCACGAAGAGTATCGCCCGATGTCAGAATAACCTTGCCATCATGCCAAAGCTCAAAAGGCCATTCCTGTGCCAAGGCCTTACTACTGAACAATATCAGTATAACGACTGCCCGTACCCGTATCCTGTGCATCACCCCTTTAATATAGTATGCCCCAGCCGGTCACGCTTGGTTTTGAGATACCTCTCGTTATGCGGGTTGGGAGCAATTTCAATCGGAATATTCTCAACAATTTCCAGGCCATAGCCCATCAGGCCTACCCGCTTTTTAGGGTTGTTGGTTAACAGTCGGATTTTGGTTACCCCCAGGTCGCGAAGTATCTGTGCACCAACGCCATAATCGCGCTCATCCATATCAAAGCCCAGTTGAAGGTTCGCTTCTACTGTATCCATGCCATTTTCTTGCAGCTTATAGGCTTTCAGTTTATTTAACAGGCCAATGCCTCTGCCTTCTTGTTTCATATAGAGCACCACGCCTTTGCCTTCGCGTTCAACCATTTGCATTGCCGCGTGAAGCTGTGAGCCACAGTCGCACCGGCACGAACCGAAAATATCACCGGTAACACACGAGGAGTGCACACGCACCAGCACCGGCTCATCTTTTTTCCAACTTCCTTTTACCAGGGCCAGGTGGGTTTCCTGTGTACTGGTTTGTTTATAGGCAATCAGTTTAAAATGACCGTACTCCGTGGGCATGTCCACATCCACTTCGCGTTCAATCAGCGACTCGGCTTTGATACGATACTCAATTAAATCTTTAATGGAAACTAATTTCAGGTTAAATCGTTCAGCAACTTTCTTAAGGTCAGGAAGACGCGCCATGGTGCCGTCATCTTTCAATATTTCTACCAGCACCCCTGCCGGCTTAAAACCAGCCAGTCTCGCGAAGTCAATAGCGGCTTCGGTATGCCCGGCCCTGCGCAGTACACCGCCACGCTTAGCCCGTAACGGAAAAATATGACCTGGCCGCCCCAGATCTTCCGGTTTGGTTTCCGGATCCACAAGGGCACGTATCGTTTTAAAACGGTCGTGTGCTGAAATACCGGTAGTGCATCCATGACCGATCAAATCAACCGAAACGGTAAATGGGGTTTCAAATGCTGCGGTATTCTGCCCTACCATTAAATCCAGTTTCAATTCATCGCACCGATCTTCAATTAACGAGGCACAAATAAGCCCGCGGCCATGGGTAGCCATAAAGTTTACAATCTCCGGAGTGATGCACTCGGCCGCGCAGATAAAATCGCCTTCATTTTCGCGGTCTTCATCATCCACAACAATAATTACCTTACCATTCTTGATATCGTCAATGGCCTCCTCAATTGTATTCAGTTTAAAATCAGTCTGCATCAATTTTACATTTTCTTCAAAACAATATTAAAAGCAAGATGGTTTACCGGGGCACAACAATGCCCAGTGCATCGGCTAACTCCTTTTCGGCCAGCTTAAGCTGTTCATGCCGAAGGAGATACTGGTCAACATGCTTATCGTCCTTTCCTTTCATTTCCGCGAGATTCTCCTCCATCATCTTCTGAATGATCCTGAATTTAAGTCGTAATACATTGCTTAATGTTACCTGCTGCATGACATCCCGTTCATGCGGAAAATAAATGTGGTATTTCTCACTCCAGTGCGGGCTGGTTTCGTAACGCGAAGTAATCAGGTCTGCTACCGCTTTCTTCACTTCAGCCGAACCATTTTCAAGAAAATAAAAGTTATCAATGCGTTCACCGGTGGCCGAGCCATTTTTAAATACGGTGAATATCTCTTTATACACCGGGTTGGTAAACTCTACATCATCTAATTCATTCAGCAAAAAATCGATAACCGTCTGTTCACCGTTTTCGTCCGTCATATTGTTTTCGGCATAGTTAAGCAGTAACCGGATGGTTTCGCGCTCCTGCATCTGCACCATGGTTTGCGAATCGGTCCGGGCAAGCGGTTGTGCCTCGTGCAACGATTCAATCGGCTCAGGCTGTTCTTCACGCCAGCGTTCCTGCTCGCGTCTTTTCCTTTCCTGAATCAGAATTTTATTTAACTCGGTAAGTAAAACCG encodes:
- the surE gene encoding 5'/3'-nucleotidase SurE: MKRPLILVSNDDGITSKGIRTLVQLMKKLGDVLVVAPDSPQSGMGHAITVGETLRLEENFIFDGVKAFECSGTPADCVKMARHYVLRDKIQPDVVVSGINHGSNTSISVLYSGTMSAAIEGAIEGTPAIGFSLCDYSHDADFSHTEEPVLRITEQVLRKGLPKGVALNVNFPPKRNENLKGIRICRQANAKWVEEFDERFDPNGRRYFWMAGNFVNFDKGEDNDEWAIANNYVSVVPCQFDLTAHAAIAVLNEEWDILR
- a CDS encoding transposase, giving the protein MLRDTYMGNSFSVSLKKVWAISMTAQNFFQCKPCLFAEVSNRSHAGKAIAKLKTLIYNYNLSKFPATYPSNILKEFNAGKNIPDIARDHGISKTTIYNWKAKYGGMEMSELKRVKELEEENRKLKQMYADLALDNKMLKDVLGKKY
- a CDS encoding IS3 family transposase, whose product is MTPGQKEHGLAHLKKQFRMSHAQACKLVGCSRTKKYYRKRMPAKDAVVKKAIEQVIGTSRKGRMKVIKLVQKNHPEWGDSKIRRVYEREGFSLHRKLRKRIKDNPANPLSIPLQANIEWAMDFMSDALDSGRTFRTLNIVDHFNRQCMGIEVDFNLPARRVIEALERAIERYGKPLSIRTDNGPEFRAKRFMNWMHNNHIQWNPIQKGKPQQNAIIERFNKTYREDVLDANVFSSLDNARQVTHKWVDEYNHKRPHQALNYQTPMAYAA
- a CDS encoding bifunctional 3,4-dihydroxy-2-butanone-4-phosphate synthase/GTP cyclohydrolase II; protein product: MQTDFKLNTIEEAIDDIKNGKVIIVVDDEDRENEGDFICAAECITPEIVNFMATHGRGLICASLIEDRCDELKLDLMVGQNTAAFETPFTVSVDLIGHGCTTGISAHDRFKTIRALVDPETKPEDLGRPGHIFPLRAKRGGVLRRAGHTEAAIDFARLAGFKPAGVLVEILKDDGTMARLPDLKKVAERFNLKLVSIKDLIEYRIKAESLIEREVDVDMPTEYGHFKLIAYKQTSTQETHLALVKGSWKKDEPVLVRVHSSCVTGDIFGSCRCDCGSQLHAAMQMVEREGKGVVLYMKQEGRGIGLLNKLKAYKLQENGMDTVEANLQLGFDMDERDYGVGAQILRDLGVTKIRLLTNNPKKRVGLMGYGLEIVENIPIEIAPNPHNERYLKTKRDRLGHTILKG